Proteins encoded within one genomic window of Pigmentiphaga sp. H8:
- a CDS encoding alpha/beta hydrolase, which yields MRLQPLIVPGWNNSGPAHWQSRWEACLPRAVRVQQNDWASPDLHAWTATLASAIEAAQRPPLLIAHSLGCITICHLPLRVREKVAGALLVAPADVERANAPARLRSFCPVPMQTLPFQSVVVASTNDPYCSLDRAREFAEAWGSRFEQLDDAGHINAESGYGEWPQGLKLLAALRRRSHWRIPVAPCRTPPLPPSQAPGHHRPSP from the coding sequence CGACTGCAACCCTTGATCGTCCCAGGTTGGAACAACTCCGGCCCCGCCCATTGGCAGAGCCGGTGGGAGGCCTGTCTGCCGCGCGCGGTGCGCGTGCAGCAGAACGACTGGGCCTCGCCCGACCTGCATGCGTGGACCGCGACCCTGGCCTCCGCCATCGAGGCGGCCCAGCGGCCGCCGCTGCTGATCGCCCACAGCCTGGGCTGCATCACGATCTGCCACTTGCCGCTGCGCGTGCGCGAAAAGGTGGCGGGCGCCCTGCTGGTGGCGCCCGCCGACGTCGAGCGTGCGAACGCCCCGGCGCGGCTGCGCTCGTTCTGCCCCGTGCCGATGCAGACCTTGCCTTTCCAGAGCGTGGTGGTCGCCAGCACCAACGACCCGTATTGTTCGCTGGACCGTGCCCGCGAATTCGCCGAAGCCTGGGGCAGCCGCTTCGAGCAGCTCGACGACGCCGGCCACATCAATGCCGAATCGGGCTACGGTGAATGGCCGCAGGGCCTGAAGCTATTGGCGGCCCTGCGGCGCCGGTCGCATTGGCGCATCCCCGTCGCCCCCTGCCGCACGCCTCCGCTGCCGCCGTCGCAGGCGCCCGGCCACCACCGCCCTTCCCCCTGA